AAGAAAGAAGATTGCTTTTGTCAGTCCTTCCTCTACTTCTGGGTTTCTCATACCTTTGAATGGGTTACAAAAGCAAGGAATTAACCCAACGCGAGACTTCACCCACATTCGCTACTCTGGCAGCCACGACAAAGCTGAAACTGCCTTGGTGAAAGGAGAAGTCGATGCGATCGCAAACGATAAAGCCTCTTTTCTCCGAGCGCAAACAGAAGGCAAACTCTCGGCGGCGAATTATAAAATCATTTGGGAATCCGATCCCATCCCCACAGGGCCGATCGTCATAAATACCAACAAATTTACACCAGCAGAAATTACGCAACTCCAACAAGCTCTGATTGATGCTCCGATAGGTGTGGTCGATGTTAGTGGTTCTAAATCAGCAGGATATACTCTAGCCAAGGATGCTGACTTTCAAGTAATTCGGCAGATTTATAATCAAATGAAATCCATCACTATTCCAGAAAAATGAAGATTCTAACCCGTTTTATTGGTTCTACTGCAATCTCCATCGGGTTAGTCATAGCCGTAATGGGAGGCAGTACCCATCTGATTCGGCAAACAGAAAAATCCGTAGAGGAAAGCCGCGATCTAGCCAACCAAGCTGTTCGCCAAACTCAAGACTTGCGGCTTTCCCTGGCAAAGCAAACAGCTGCTCTCAAAAACTTTCTCCTGCTAAATCGGAGTCGTGCCGACCTGGATGCCTACGAAGAAGCTAAGGCTGAGTTTTTAGCCGGACTAAAAACCTTGGAAACTCTCATGCCTAATGCCACACAAACTAATGTAGTGCGTCGTCGTCATCAGTTCTTGGTGCGGTTAGTCAAAGGATTGGCAAACTCAACTATCTCCACTTCCAGTCAGGCACAGCAGGATGTTAAAGCGATTAACTCCTTTGAAGAAGACATCAAGCTATTTCTCAATGCTCTGACAGAGGAAGTTCTTCAGCAAGATCTCCTAACTCGACAAGCAGCAGCGCAGTTAAAAAAAACTGCAATGCTAGCAACATATATGTTAATTGGCGTAGTGTTACTGATTTTTGTGGCTCAGTTTGCTCTCACCCTATTGCCAGTAATTCGCTCCATTGAAGCCTTGCAAGTGGGTGCCGCCAAACTGGGGAAAGGGGATTGGAACTACCGCCTGAACATACACACAGGCGATGAGATTGAGCAACTAGCACAAGAATTTAACCAAATGGCCAGCCGATTAGCCGAATCATACGCTTCTTTGGAGCAAAAGCGTGAAGCTGCCGATGCTGCAAATCGAGCAAAAAGCGAATTTTTGGCAAACATGAGCCATGAACTTCGCACTCCTCTGAATGGCATTCTGGGATATACTCAAATTCTCGATCGCTCTAACAGTTGGGGTGAAAAAGAACGCAAGGGAATTGACATTATCTATCAGTGTGGTTCTCATTTATTAACCCTAATTAATGATATTTTGGATATCTCCAAAATTGAAGCTCGTCGCTTGGAATTAGATCCGTATACGGTTTACTTACCTTCTCTGTTACAAGGAATTGCAGAGATTTTTGATATCCGATCGCAACAAAAAGGTATTGAATTTGTATATTTACCAGATGCCAATTTGCCAGAGGGGATCGAGGTAGACGAGAAAAGGTTACGACAGGTATTGATTAACTTATTAGGAAATGCGGTTAAATTTACCGATCGCGGCAAGGTTACATTTAAAGTTAAACAACTCGATCGAGGCGAATTGAAGAACAAGGAAAAGAATTCTCCAGTTACTCTTTTGCGCTTTCAAATTGAAGATACGGGCATTGGCATGAGTTCAGAGGTATTAGAAAAAATCTTTCAGCCCTTTGAACAAGTCAGCAATTCCAAACGAAATTCCGAAGGTACTGGTTTAGGTTTGGCAATTAGTCAGAATATTGTCCAACTTATGGGCAGTCAGATTCAGGTACAAAGTCAGCTTGGTGTAGGTAGCACCTTTTTCTTTGATTTAGAACTGCCACTTTCTCAAGAATGGCATATAGGAAATAATGTTGATATAGATCGACTGGTGGGCTATCAAGGGAAACGGCAGACGATCTTGGTAGTAGATGATAAGTGGGAAAATCGATCGGTAATAGTACATTTGCTGGAACCCCTTGGCTTTACCGTTATTGAAGCAGAAGATGGTCAGGATGGACTAACGAAAGCTATTGAAATTAAGCCGAATTTAATCATCACCGATATCTTGATGCCAGTGATGGATGGATACCAATTTCTCAAACAAATTCGACAATCTGAAATCTTAAAAGTAATTCCGGTGATTGTTTCCTCAGCTTCCGTATCCAAGATGGATCAACGGCACAGCTTAGAGGCTGGTGGTGATGATTTTCTCGCCAAGCCTGTGCAGTTAGATGACTTGCTTCAGATGCTTCGCAAATACTTGCAATTGAATTGGATTTACCAATCTATTTCAGATAGCGAACAGAAGCTATCTGCTACCCCTGAATTAGAAAGTTCTACTCCATCTACATCCTTTGTTCTTCCACCGTCAGAAGACTTAGAACAGTTGCTTTTGTTAGTCCAACAGGGGCGACTGAAAAAATTGACTGACGCTGCTGTAGCGTTGGAACAACGAAATCCCCAGTATGCAGCTTTAGTGCAGCAAATACTTAATTTGAGCAAGGGATTTCAAATTGCCAAATTGGAAGCGTTTATTCAACAACTGCTTGATGAAGTTCCTTGTTCTTAAAGAGGTTCGTTATGAAGGAAACTCCGTTAATTTTGGTAGTGGATGACACTCCAACTAATTTGGAGGTGGTGACAGAGACATTAGGCGATGCTGGGTTTGAGGTGGCGATCGCTACCGACGGAGAACGCGCTATTAAACAAGCAACTCTTAGTCAACCAGACCTCATTTTGCTGGATGTGATGATGCCAGGAATTAATGGGTTTGAAACTTGTCGTCGTCTCAAGGCGGCTTCTGTTACTTCTGACATTCCGGTAATTTTTATGACTGCTTTATCTGATACGACAGATAAAGTAACAGGTTTCAACTTGGGTGCGGTAGATTACATCACTAAACCTTTTCAGGAAGCAGAATTAATCGCCCGTGTTACTACTCATATAAAACTGCACCAACTTACTCAAAATTTGGAACAACAGGTTGAACAACGTACTACTGAATTAAAAGCTGCTTTGGAACAGGTAAAGCAGTCTCAGTTACAGTTGGTGCAATCAGAAAAAATGGCTTTACTCGGTCAATTAGTTGCTGGTGTTGCTTATGAAATTAACAATCCAATAAATTTTATTCATGGAAATCTTATTCATGTTCAGAAGTATATTGAAGACTTATTATCTTTTGTGCGGTTGTATCAACAACACAGTGCTAGTTCTGCACCAGAACTCCGAAATGCAGCTGCAAATTTAGATTTAGAGTATATTCAGCAAGATTTGCCGAAAATCTTGATATCGATGCAGGGGGGTACTCAGAGGATTGACGAAATTGTGCGATCGCTTCGCAACTTCTCCCGCCTAGATGAAGCTGAATGGAAAGCGGTAGATATTCACGAAGGAATTGATAGTACGTTACTGATTTTGCAACATCGCCTCAAAAACAAACCGGAACGTCCAGAAATTCAGGTGATTAGAGAATATGGTCAATTACCATTAGTAGAATGTTATGCCGGATTGTTGAATCAGGTGTTTCTGAATATTCTGACAAATGTAATCGATATTCTGGAAGAAGAGAGTGTAAAACGATCGTATCAAGAAAACTATAATAATCCGGGGAAAATTACCATTCGCACTTCTGTAAGTGAGGATCGGTGGGTGCAAATTGCGATCGTAGATAATGGTTTTGGTATTCCCAAAGAACTTCAAAAGCAGATTTTCGATCCTTTATTTACAACAAAATCCAGTAGCATAGTTACTGGAATGAGTCTATCTATTAGCTATCAAATTATTACCGAAAAACATCAGGGAAAACTGATCTGTATTTCTACACCTGGAAAAGGAACAGAGTTCATTATTCAGATTCCTCTTCGATAGTAATTTCAAGTAGCAAGTTAGCGCGTAACAAACAAAATTCTTGATATTTAATACTTTCTGTTCAACACAGATTAATCAGTAACACCTCCAGGGTTTACAGGATTGATTTCTGCATAACGGCGAAAATCTTCAACATTAAAAGTTAAAATATGGGTTATACCATGTACCAACATAGCAGCCACTAAACGAGCATCATGAACATTCACACCTTTGACTTGATAAGTGCTGACTAATCTTTCCCATTCTGGATAAATAGCACTTATATCCGGTAATAAGGGAAACATCGTCTTTAATTTTTCAACTTCTGCCTTGGTTTCTGCAATTGAATATCCTAATCCATTTTTATCTTTAGGACGAGTACAAACATTCCAAAATTCAATTAAATTTTGCGGTGTGATATATAATTCTTCTCCTCGATTTAATAAAATACTAGTGGCTGTAGTTGCCATCGTAAACATAGGATGAGATGGTTCCGAACTTCTGAGTAAAATATTGGTATCTAGTAAATAAGACATTTATCATCCGTCTCCATAAATGCT
The genomic region above belongs to Phormidium ambiguum IAM M-71 and contains:
- a CDS encoding type II toxin-antitoxin system VapC family toxin, with amino-acid sequence MSYLLDTNILLRSSEPSHPMFTMATTATSILLNRGEELYITPQNLIEFWNVCTRPKDKNGLGYSIAETKAEVEKLKTMFPLLPDISAIYPEWERLVSTYQVKGVNVHDARLVAAMLVHGITHILTFNVEDFRRYAEINPVNPGGVTD
- a CDS encoding ATP-binding protein — protein: MKILTRFIGSTAISIGLVIAVMGGSTHLIRQTEKSVEESRDLANQAVRQTQDLRLSLAKQTAALKNFLLLNRSRADLDAYEEAKAEFLAGLKTLETLMPNATQTNVVRRRHQFLVRLVKGLANSTISTSSQAQQDVKAINSFEEDIKLFLNALTEEVLQQDLLTRQAAAQLKKTAMLATYMLIGVVLLIFVAQFALTLLPVIRSIEALQVGAAKLGKGDWNYRLNIHTGDEIEQLAQEFNQMASRLAESYASLEQKREAADAANRAKSEFLANMSHELRTPLNGILGYTQILDRSNSWGEKERKGIDIIYQCGSHLLTLINDILDISKIEARRLELDPYTVYLPSLLQGIAEIFDIRSQQKGIEFVYLPDANLPEGIEVDEKRLRQVLINLLGNAVKFTDRGKVTFKVKQLDRGELKNKEKNSPVTLLRFQIEDTGIGMSSEVLEKIFQPFEQVSNSKRNSEGTGLGLAISQNIVQLMGSQIQVQSQLGVGSTFFFDLELPLSQEWHIGNNVDIDRLVGYQGKRQTILVVDDKWENRSVIVHLLEPLGFTVIEAEDGQDGLTKAIEIKPNLIITDILMPVMDGYQFLKQIRQSEILKVIPVIVSSASVSKMDQRHSLEAGGDDFLAKPVQLDDLLQMLRKYLQLNWIYQSISDSEQKLSATPELESSTPSTSFVLPPSEDLEQLLLLVQQGRLKKLTDAAVALEQRNPQYAALVQQILNLSKGFQIAKLEAFIQQLLDEVPCS
- a CDS encoding response regulator, with protein sequence MKETPLILVVDDTPTNLEVVTETLGDAGFEVAIATDGERAIKQATLSQPDLILLDVMMPGINGFETCRRLKAASVTSDIPVIFMTALSDTTDKVTGFNLGAVDYITKPFQEAELIARVTTHIKLHQLTQNLEQQVEQRTTELKAALEQVKQSQLQLVQSEKMALLGQLVAGVAYEINNPINFIHGNLIHVQKYIEDLLSFVRLYQQHSASSAPELRNAAANLDLEYIQQDLPKILISMQGGTQRIDEIVRSLRNFSRLDEAEWKAVDIHEGIDSTLLILQHRLKNKPERPEIQVIREYGQLPLVECYAGLLNQVFLNILTNVIDILEEESVKRSYQENYNNPGKITIRTSVSEDRWVQIAIVDNGFGIPKELQKQIFDPLFTTKSSSIVTGMSLSISYQIITEKHQGKLICISTPGKGTEFIIQIPLR